In Candidatus Hydrogenedentota bacterium, one DNA window encodes the following:
- a CDS encoding lysoplasmalogenase has product MPQVVGCTVVLVIALGMNLAAERKKFPGRVLFKMVASTAFVALAYFGGALGTPYGRWVLFALILCWIGDLLLAYEDKLLFLVGLFAFLGAHGGLVYAFFMAGINPVWALASGVVMILPALFVVPWLRPHVLREMKIPVYAYMLVISSMVALSAGAVGNGGPPILLPGAILFYISDIFVARERFVHSGYANTILGLPQYYAAVWCFALSVWLYG; this is encoded by the coding sequence GTGCCGCAAGTCGTCGGGTGCACAGTTGTGCTTGTTATTGCCCTGGGGATGAATCTCGCAGCGGAGCGGAAGAAATTTCCCGGACGGGTTCTTTTCAAGATGGTGGCTTCGACGGCTTTTGTAGCTCTTGCCTACTTCGGCGGCGCGCTTGGGACACCGTATGGACGGTGGGTTCTTTTTGCCCTCATTTTGTGCTGGATAGGCGATTTGCTGCTTGCCTATGAAGACAAGCTACTTTTTCTTGTAGGGTTGTTCGCGTTTCTGGGTGCGCACGGGGGGCTGGTGTATGCGTTCTTTATGGCGGGCATCAACCCGGTCTGGGCTCTGGCCTCGGGGGTGGTTATGATCCTGCCGGCGCTGTTCGTCGTGCCTTGGTTGCGCCCTCACGTGCTCCGCGAGATGAAGATACCCGTGTACGCGTACATGCTGGTCATTTCAAGCATGGTGGCTTTGTCCGCGGGGGCCGTGGGAAATGGGGGGCCTCCCATTCTTCTTCCCGGCGCGATTCTTTTCTATATTTCGGACATCTTTGTTGCACGGGAACGTTTTGTTCACTCCGGTTACGCGAATACCATCCTTGGCCTTCCCCAATATTACGCGGCGGTGTGGTGTTTTGCTCTGAGCGTCTGGCTGTACGGGTGA
- a CDS encoding TetR/AcrR family transcriptional regulator, with protein sequence MAQWSSWQTEIRQREESILSAARAVLLERGYFGLTMERVASVSACPKGTMYQHFGCKEDLLVALAVACAGARLEMMERAAAHSCPSRERVVALGEAVALYTRLNPDGSRIMHMTVGPIREKASPQRLSELVHLEEREVALLHRILQDAVREGNLTPQDDSVLKEMAFGIWALVDGAFTLIERNSPREVLGIDNPFSNLFRVFSVLADGYGWRPLFHELDWEESLARARKEVFPEEAQRLYGEGNWYGDRG encoded by the coding sequence ATGGCGCAGTGGTCGTCATGGCAAACGGAAATCAGGCAGCGCGAAGAGTCTATTCTTTCCGCCGCGCGCGCCGTGCTGCTCGAGCGGGGGTACTTTGGTCTGACCATGGAACGGGTCGCGTCGGTAAGTGCGTGCCCGAAAGGCACCATGTATCAACACTTCGGGTGCAAGGAGGACCTGCTCGTGGCGCTTGCCGTCGCGTGCGCGGGGGCGCGGCTCGAGATGATGGAGCGCGCGGCGGCACATTCGTGTCCGTCACGGGAGCGGGTCGTGGCGCTCGGCGAAGCGGTTGCGCTCTACACCCGGCTCAATCCGGACGGCTCGCGCATCATGCACATGACGGTCGGGCCCATCCGCGAAAAGGCGTCTCCCCAACGTCTCAGCGAGCTGGTGCATCTCGAGGAGCGCGAAGTGGCCCTGCTCCACAGGATCCTCCAGGACGCGGTCAGGGAAGGCAACCTTACGCCTCAAGACGACAGCGTGCTCAAGGAGATGGCATTCGGTATATGGGCCCTGGTTGACGGCGCATTCACCCTCATTGAACGCAACAGTCCCCGGGAAGTTCTCGGGATCGACAACCCGTTTTCCAATCTCTTTCGTGTATTCAGCGTTCTGGCGGACGGATACGGCTGGCGTCCTCTTTTTCACGAGCTTGACTGGGAGGAAAGTCTGGCGCGAGCGCGGAAAGAGGTCTTCCCCGAGGAAGCGCAGCGTCTCTATGGCGAAGGCAACTGGTACGGCGACCGCGGCTGA